In the Helicobacter colisuis genome, TTCACTTTCTTGAGGTTGTGGTTTTGGTGCTGTTTGCTGTGCATTTTGAGTAGTTTGCCCTCCTTTTTTTGCTTGTCTTTGCGGAAGTGTAGTTTGCTCATTTGGACTATCTTTTCTGCGCACTTTTTGGAAAAGCGATTCAACATATTTCCATACTTCTCCATCTTTTTGTTTATTTAAAAGTAGTGCTAAAGACAAAAATATCAATCCAACAAACCCCAAAGAAAGCGTAGGCAATCCAGGGACAAGGGCAAACATTAGCAAAATACAACCCACAATCATTAGAGTTTTTGATTCATTAATGAGCTGATCAATGATTCCAGAAGCAAAATTTTCTCCCTCTTTACTAAAACGCGTTACGATAATACCTGTTGCTGTAGAGACAATTAAAGCAGGAAGTTGAGAAACTAATCCATCTCCAATCGTTAAAATAGTAAAAGTAGAAGCCGCATCTGCCACACCCATATCGCGTTGAAATACTCCAATTAAAAAACCGCCAATAATATTAATAAGCGTGATGATGATTCCTGCAATAGCATCACCCTTTACAAATTTATTAGCACCATCCATAGAACCATAAAAATCCGCTTCTGCTGCTAATTCATCACGCCTTGCTTTAGCTTCCTCTTGTCCAATTAATCCTGTATTTAAGTCTGCATCAATTGCCATTTGCTTCCCGGGCATTGCATCAAGCGTAAAACGAGCCTTCACTTCTGAAACTCTTGTAGAACCATTGGTAACAACCATAAAGTTAATAATTATCAAAATGATAAACAAGATAATTCCAATAACATAATTTCCGCCCACAACAAACTGCCCAAAAGCCGTGATAATATCGCTCACTGCCTCTGGTCCTAAATGTCCATTACTCAAAATCATTCTTGTAGTAGCAATATTTAGCGAAAGTCTAAAAAGCGTAACAATCAAAAGCAAAGTGGGAAAAGCCGAAAAATCCGTTGGTTTTTTAACATAAAGGGCTATAAGAATAATCAAGACTGAAAGTGCAATGGAGATTACCAAGAAAAGGTCAAGCAATGCACCAGGGAGTGGCACGATGATAATCGCCAAAATCGCTACAATAAAAAAAACAACCGTTAAGTCTTTAGAACCCGTTAATTGCGATAAAAAAGGCGAGATTCTGCTAAAAAAAGATGCTTTTTGTCCTGTTTGTGCCAAACCCACTCCAAACCTATAAAAATAATAAGTCTGTAATTTTAATCGTTTTTGCCCATTAAAATCAATATAAATTTAAAATTTTTTATCTTTTTTCAAAAAAATTATGCTACAATCATAGCTTTTAAAATTACCAATCAGGAGGTCTTATTATGGCTCAAGATTCGGCGAAAAAAAGAGAAATTACTTCTGCTTTTGCTAGAAATCCTAAAGACACAGGCTCAGTTGAAGTGCAAGTGGCACTTTTAAGCGATAGAATTAAAACCTTAACAGAACATTTAAAGGTGAATAAAAAAGATCACTCTAGTCGTTTAGGTTTAAGAAAAATTGTTTCTCACAGAAAAAGATTGCTTAGCTACCTTAAAGGAAAAGATTTCAAGCGCTATGCGACTCTTATTGAAAAGCTAGGATTAAAAGATAGAGGTTAATTCCTCTCTTTTATTCTCATTTATCTAGCTCTTTTAACGCTACTTTAGCAAGTTTAATCACTTTTTCATCACTTCCCAAATTAATCCATTCAAATTGTTTTCCACTTTGTTGCTCTCCGCTTAGCAAATCGCCACTATTACGATACTCTAAATCCATTTGCGCCACTTCAAATCCACTTTGTATCTGACAAAATCGCCTTAAGCGCTCATTATTAACTTGATTAGAATACAAAAAACAATACCCCTTTAATCCATTCCTACTCACTCTCCCACGCAATTGATGCAATGTTGCCAATCCCAAGCGCTCTGCTCCAACAATCACAATTGTAGAGAGTTTTGGTAAAGAGATTCCAACTTCTACCACCGTGGTTGCCAATAAAATACTTCCCTTATCTCTAAATTCCTCTAATACTTCTTCTTTAAACTTATCCTTGCCATGAGTGATATAAACTCCACCAAAATGACGCTTCCAAAATTCTTCGCCTTCTTTTAGTGAAACATAATCCATTGCTTTGCTTTCTTCTACCAAGGGATAAATAATCAAAACTTGGCGTTGAAGGGAAATTTCTCTTTGAATATGCACTATGAGTTCTTTAAAATCCGCTTTAGCTATCACTCTTGAAGTAATGTCTTTTTTAAAAGGTAAATCCAAAATAAAACTAAAATCCAAAAATTCTGATTCAATCATTGCTAAAGTTCTAGGAATTGGAGTTGCAGAAAATTGTAAAATATGAGGTCTTTTTTGATTTTCTTCAAACATTCTCTCTAAAGTATTTCGCTGTGCTGTCCCAAATCGATGCTGCTCATCAATCATCACTAAAGCAAAATTTTGCATCTTTTGATAAAGCAACGCGTGTGTGCCTATCACAAAATCACTTTGCTCTAAATCACCCTTTTTACTCCCTTGTGTCCATAATGCTACCCTAAGATTTTTAGGCAGATATTTTTGGCTTTCATCGTAGATTTGTTTAGCCAAAATCGAAGTTGGGACCATCAACACACTTCTTTTAGGGTAAGCTATAAGCACACTAGCAAAAATCACCATTGTTTTGCCACAACCCACATCACCCACAATAACGCGCCTTGTAGATTTTGCAGAATCCAATGAATGAGCAATCTCTAAAATCGCCTTTTCCTGTCCTTTAGTTAGCTTAAAAGGCAAATACTCTTGCCATTGCCTAAAATCACCCCTCAAAGCACAAACACTTGGAAATTCAACTTTTTTGGTCTTTAATTGGCGCATATACTCATAAATTTCTACAAACTTCAATGCTTCTAAATTTTTTCCAAAAAATCCATGATTCTTATTATATTCTA is a window encoding:
- the rpsO gene encoding 30S ribosomal protein S15, translated to MAQDSAKKREITSAFARNPKDTGSVEVQVALLSDRIKTLTEHLKVNKKDHSSRLGLRKIVSHRKRLLSYLKGKDFKRYATLIEKLGLKDRG
- the recG gene encoding ATP-dependent DNA helicase RecG — translated: MNLPTLLPLNIQKLGIKSFFDFCLKFTPKDYSNTILSSQLIANTQAVLEVEVLRYSNFKNARVLCYAPLLDREIDLMIFNAKTYHKSIFKVGERLVVSGKVQIQGGFISVIQPKVLKQTGKILPNFQAKGARVLVLQEFVESLDLDLLYQTYPNVPLEILEALLLIFQPSLEFFVEYNKNHGFFGKNLEALKFVEIYEYMRQLKTKKVEFPSVCALRGDFRQWQEYLPFKLTKGQEKAILEIAHSLDSAKSTRRVIVGDVGCGKTMVIFASVLIAYPKRSVLMVPTSILAKQIYDESQKYLPKNLRVALWTQGSKKGDLEQSDFVIGTHALLYQKMQNFALVMIDEQHRFGTAQRNTLERMFEENQKRPHILQFSATPIPRTLAMIESEFLDFSFILDLPFKKDITSRVIAKADFKELIVHIQREISLQRQVLIIYPLVEESKAMDYVSLKEGEEFWKRHFGGVYITHGKDKFKEEVLEEFRDKGSILLATTVVEVGISLPKLSTIVIVGAERLGLATLHQLRGRVSRNGLKGYCFLYSNQVNNERLRRFCQIQSGFEVAQMDLEYRNSGDLLSGEQQSGKQFEWINLGSDEKVIKLAKVALKELDK
- the flhA gene encoding flagellar biosynthesis protein FlhA translates to MAQTGQKASFFSRISPFLSQLTGSKDLTVVFFIVAILAIIIVPLPGALLDLFLVISIALSVLIILIALYVKKPTDFSAFPTLLLIVTLFRLSLNIATTRMILSNGHLGPEAVSDIITAFGQFVVGGNYVIGIILFIILIIINFMVVTNGSTRVSEVKARFTLDAMPGKQMAIDADLNTGLIGQEEAKARRDELAAEADFYGSMDGANKFVKGDAIAGIIITLINIIGGFLIGVFQRDMGVADAASTFTILTIGDGLVSQLPALIVSTATGIIVTRFSKEGENFASGIIDQLINESKTLMIVGCILLMFALVPGLPTLSLGFVGLIFLSLALLLNKQKDGEVWKYVESLFQKVRRKDSPNEQTTLPQRQAKKGGQTTQNAQQTAPKPQPQESEEERKKREEAEIDKALKVKILRVGLGYQLIKFADPAQGGELVNKIRAIRKTMATDYGILVPMVHLRDDLNLAPDEYQILLKEIEIGRGKIMVDKYLAIASSGFVGELPDGIPTKEPVFGLDAYWINEDKKEDAIIEGYTIIDGATVISTHIQELIKQYAEELLTRQEVANLIGKLGQDYPILAEEIKGVGIGSIQHILKELLHEQIPIKDMLSIAEAIADGYPAYKSDLPTLSEYVRACLKRLITHNFQSDDGILRYFVLSPTMEQFLLEKLPDQQKIGQRLRLSPTESQSLLDAINVAYQKGVSMGAVPTIIGGVPMVLRKPLAIFLEQYGFGRNIVVLSTAEIDYQSKFEILGSIDFSV